A single region of the Brachypodium distachyon strain Bd21 chromosome 3, Brachypodium_distachyon_v3.0, whole genome shotgun sequence genome encodes:
- the LOC104584119 gene encoding nucleolin-like, with protein sequence MKQAAESMKADKAKSEVRKKTAKEKSPEEQGGNEEVDKEKTEYEKTRDATREIRCESGLKARNDPAAPSDTEESQDLPAPVLPKKITMTRKASEIAEVKKTAKEFGLGIKFLLAEVPPLHRLWQQKKKAIDTPVPDTSNVKLTSLLEKQEQAASSPTILSEQTAQQEEEGDEVLGQNKEELARPEEPPTTSSLPRTESVDVSAEEGRTCDFEAEATRDLNVNDEETDADAPVPTPQARVKKVVMKNVAPSEPSDPSSSSDDEEEEKKEEEKEKEAAQESDDLMEIDRLSEDLLKIAPKKKRSGVANDREDRRLSRMLVRSQAMFEDNRELLSPMPKMPVSSDREKVYFKGLKNAELCLVRLNNGLKY encoded by the coding sequence ATGAAGCAAGCAGCAGAGAGCATGAAGGCTGATAAAGCCAAGAGCGAAGTCAGGAAGAAGACCGCCAAGGAGAAATCTCCTGAAGAACAAGGCGGAAATGAAGAGGTTGACAAAGAGAAAACCGAATATGAGAAAACGAGGGATGCCACTCGTGAGATCCGTTGTGAGAGCGGTCTCAAGGCCAGAAATGACCCAGCAGCCCCCTCGGACACTGAAGAAAGTCAGGATTTACCAGCGCCAGTCCTACCGAAGAAAATCACCATGACTCGCAAGGCGTCAGAGATTGCTGAAGTGAAGAAGACAGCCAAGGAGTTTGGTTTGGGAATCAAATTCCTGCTGGCAGAAGTCCCTCCACTTCATCGTCTGtggcagcagaagaagaaagctattGACACCCCTGTGCCAGATACATCCAATGTCAAGCTTACTTCACTTCTTGAGAAACAGGAACAAGCTGCTTCATCACCAACAATACTGTCTGAGCAAACCGCccagcaggaagaagaaggagatgaggtGTTGGGGCAGAACAAGGAAGAGCTCGCTCGTCCTGAAGAACCCCCCACCACCAGCTCGTTGCCTCGGACAGAGTCTGTGGATGTCTCTgctgaagaaggaagaaccTGTGACTTCGAAGCTGAAGCCACCCGTGACCTCAACGTCAACGATGAAGAGACAGACGCAGATGCCCCAGTGCCAACGCCGCAAGCCCGTGTGAAGAAAGTTGTGATGAAGAATGTCGCACCGTCCGAACCGTCCGACCCAAGCTCCTCAAGTgatgacgaggaagaagagaagaaggaagaagaaaaggaaaaggaagccGCGCAAGAGTCTGATGATCTGATGGAGATTGACCGTCTGTCGGAGGATCTGTTGAAGATTGCGCCCAAGAAGAAGCGATCTGGAGTGGCAAATGATCGTGAGGACAGGAGACTCTCTCGGATGCTTGTGAGATCTCAAGCAATGTTTGAGGACAACCGTGAGTTACTATCTCCGATGCCCAAAATGCCAGTCTCCTCTGACCGAGAGAAAGTATACTTCAAGGGCCTGAAGAACGCAGAGCTTTGCCTTGTGAGGCTGAACAATGGGCTGAAGTATTAG
- the LOC100834632 gene encoding protein NEN1 — translation MATTSVTATGEEDVATAALPAPVAGGPEIAFFDVETSVPQRTGQGYALLEFGAILVCPRRLVEVACYATLVRPNDLGVVSAASVRCNGITRDAVAGAPGFRDVADAVYDVLHGRVWAGHNIVRFDLPRIREAFTEIGRSPPEPKGTIDTLPLLTQRFGRRAGDMKMASLANYFGLGRQKHRSLDDVRMNLDVLKYCATVLFLEASLPEVLTVENLLERAITRSKANGATSPEAPKPDATSSPDSSKRQRTVSRVNNSIPDGDNQETVDLATNNESSQLISHIEEMKLDGTMKMDASSSGYSGFLEPQDVSTVCIKICVAPSYQFAQRISIRHKDSPLHLCCAALKVQFGVSTKFLDNAGRPKLNIVVDIPENLCKVLEFCDGLAQRSSQESGSTSDWRPLIKKYGYVNHPTVRLNIPTIVSGDASVYSTDIYQKEPSGNIQKLAFSKVDTAELDSLFAQGNKLDAFFSPEIYDYQQNAGIRLVAKKLVVHSK, via the exons ATGGCGACGACATCTGTGACCGCGACCGGGGAGGAGGATGTGGCGACGGCagcgctgccggcgccggtggcggggGGTCCCGAGATCGCGTTTTTCGACGTGGAGACCTCGGTGCCGCAGCGGACCGGGCAGGGTTACGCGCTGCTCGAGTTCGGGGCCATCCTGGTGTGCCCGCGCCGTCTCGTCGAAGTCGCCTGCTACGCTACGCTAGTGCGCCCCAACGACCTCGGCGTCGTCTCGGCAGCCTCCGTCCGCTGCAACGGCATAACGCGCGATGCTGTCGCCGGCGCGCCGGGATTCCGCGACGTTGCCGACGCCGTCTACGACGTCCTGCACG GGAGAGTCTGGGCCGGGCACAACATTGTGAGGTTTGATTTGCCAAGAATAAGGGAGGCATTCACAGAGATTGGCCGATCACCTCCAGAGCCAAAGGGGACGATAGACACCTTACCTCTGCTTACTCAACGATTTGGGAGGAGAGCAGGGGACATGAAG ATGGCAAGTTTGGCAAATTACTTTGGTCTAGGGAGGCAAAAGCACAG GAGCTTGGATGATGTCAGGATGAATCTTGATGTTCTCAAGTACTGTGCTACAGTGCTATTCCTG GAGGCAAGTCTTCCAGAAGTACTTACTGTTGAGAACCTGTTGGAACGTGCAATTACAAGGAGCAAAGCTAATGGAGCTACTTCTCCTGAGGCACCAAAGCCTGACGCAACGTCTTCACCGGATTCTTCAAAACGGCAACGGACCGTTTCTCGAGTGAACAACTCAATTCCAGATGGAGACAATCAAGAAACTGTTGATCTTGCAACTAACAATGAATCTAGTCAGCTAATATCCCATATTGAGGAAATGAAGTTAGATGGCACTATGAAGATGGATGCGAGTTCCAGTGGTTATTCTGGGTTCCTTGAGCCGCAGGATGTATCAACTGTGTGTATCAAAATTTGTGTTGCCCCCTCCTACCAATTTGCTCAGCGGATATCTATCAGGCACAAAGATAGTCCACTGCACCTTTGTTGTGCGGCCTTGAAAGTCCAGTTTGGAGTCAGTACAAAGTTTCTAGACAATGCAGGTCGACCAAAGTTGAACATAGTGGTTGATATCCCTGAGAATCTATGTAAAGTTCTAGAATTTTGTGATGGTCTTGCTCAGAGGTCTTCACAAGAATCTGGTAGTACTTCTGACTGGAGACCTTTGATAAAGAAGTATGGTTATGTGAATCATCCAACCGTCCGCCTAAA CATCCCTACTATTGTCAGCGGTGATGCTTCGGTCTACTCGACGGATATATATCAGAAAGAGCCTAGCGGTAATATTCAGAAGCTTGCCTTTAGCAAGGTAGATACTGCAGAGCTGGACTCTCTGTTTGCTCAAGGGAACAAGCTGGACGCGTTCTTCTCTCCGGAAATATACGACTACCAACAAAACGCTGGCATCCGGCTGGTTGCAAAGAAACTAGTTGTGCACTCCAAATAG